AATCACGATTATAAGAAGCCGGAATTGAAACAGATTGCGGAGCGTTCCATTAGGTTAGCCGATCAAGCCAGACAGGTTCACGTGGTCTGCAACAACAATTTCTCCAACTATGCTCCGAAGGCGGCGGCGGCGCTGCAGAAGATGTTTCAGGAGAGAGGTGTTGAAGTGGGAGATGCAGATAAGGCGTTCGCGTTTTGAAGAAGCCGGTTGAGAAACCGGCGCTCCGGGGGGCTGTGTTTCCAGGCTCGACTGAGCGGGTTCAATGGTTGCGAGTGTTCATTTAGCTTTTCATTGGTACTTCCATGCGCAGATAGGAGGATGCATTGGGATTTTACCAGCGGCGCACACGGTAAAACTGCTGGGCGTTGGTGGCGGTGGGGTCGGTGAGAAAGAGCGTGCTGCCATTGCCGGGAACGAGTGGCAGGCTGGTCCAGTTGGTGTCGGAAAGGGAAGCCTTATATTCCAACACGTAAACTTTTCCGCTTTGGGTGGGCAATGAAAGTTTGAAAGTATTGGAACTGGCGGACGGATTACTCAAGGTGGAGTGGGTGACTGGTGGACAGTTTCCGATCAATGCCAGGCTTTGAAACCGGCCAGCGGCAATGGCAACGACGTTAGTGAGTCGTGGCGGAACGTTGGTCTGACCGTAGATGTGCATTCCCCACGCAATGACCGTGCCGTCGGATTTCAGCGCCAGGTTGTGATAATCACCGGCAGCAATGGCCACGACGTTGCTCAAACCGCTGGGGACATTGGTTTGGCCGTTGCTGTTCTCGCCCCAGGCAACGATGGTGCCGTTGTCCCCAAGCGCCAGGCTGTGAGAATAGCCGGCGGCGATCGCCACCACATTGCTCAACCCTGGGGGGACACTGGTCTGGCCAGAATAGTTATTACCCCAAGCGACGACGGTGCCATCGAATTTCAGCGCCAAATTGTGTCCATTGCCTCTGGCGATCGCCACGATATTTGTCAGCCCGGGCTTGCTGGCATTTCCGACAACCGTCCCATTGGTCATTAACGCGAGATAACCGTCATAATTCGGGGTAATCGCCGCGACATTTGTCAGTCCCGGAACGGAACTCTGATACGAATAGACCACGGTGCCGTTTGTTCTCAATCCGAGGGTAGCAGGTCCAGCCCCGGCGATAGCCATAAGATTGGTGTACGTAAATAATGTGGAAGAACCCGGCCAGCTCACCGCCTTGCCGCTTGAATTCAAGGCCAAACAATCAGACGGGCCGCTCCCACCGCTTGATATGGCGATGATATTGGTCAAACCGAGGGAGAGATTGGTTTCGCCAGATACTCCACCCCAGACTGCAACTTCTGAAGGTGTGAGCGTGACCACCTGGCTGATGAGGTTGGTGTAAGCATTGGTAAGAACGACATTGTAGGAACCGAATTGAGCCGGTTGCACATTTGTGAGAACCAGAAAATAGTTGGTTGCGCCGGGGATGTCAGCGCCATTGAACTGCCATTGGTATCCAATGGGGTTCACTCCGATCGCGGCAACATTCAATCTGGCTGGACCACCGATCCACGCTGCCTGGCTTGTTGGCTGGCTGGTGATGGTCAATGGATTGATCGTCAAGGTGACGTTCGAACTTGTCAGGGTGGTGGTGGCATCGCTCGCGGTGACGTTGTAGACCCCGGCCCAACTCATTGACGGATCGATGATTTGCATCGACCCGCCCTGGACAGGTCCAGCCCATGGATTGCCATCGTGAGTCCACTGGTAGGCAACGGGTGAAAGGCCTCCCACGTTGAAGGCAACTGAAACAAGTGTTCCAGCCCCCGCATTGATGGTCGTGGGGGAGATTGAGCACGAAATCCAAGGAACTACAGCCAGCGAGGCATTCGTAGATGTGGACAATCCAAATGAGTTGCTGGCAATGAGGCTGTAGTTGCCCGACTGGATCACCAACGCGTTGGTCAGCGTGAGCTGGCTGTTCGTGGCTCCAGTCAAGTTTGTTCCGTTGAACAACCACTGATATGTGAACGGTCCCTGTCCCACCAGCGCCGAGGTGAATGTCACTTGCGATCCGCCATTCGTAGTGAGGTTGCCCGGCTGAACCGTGACGAGCGAAGGCAACACGGTCAAATAAGCATTGGAACTCAGCGTCGTGCCAAACGCGTTGCTGACGACCACGGCGAAAGCAAGTCCTGAATCACCAAGCTGCGCCGCTGGCCAGATCAAGCTGGTATTTGTCTGGGCAGGGAGATTCGTGCCGTTGCAGAGCCATTGGTAGCTCAGAGGCAGCGAACCAATGGCGCTGACGGAAAATACGGTGTTGGAGGTGGCGGGCACGAGCTGGTTGACGGGTTGTTGAATCACCACCGGCGCTGAAGTGCTGACCGTCAACACAAATGGCACGTGATAGGATCCGTATGTATTGGTTAATGCCAATTCGTACGGGCCGCTGTCAGTCAGCTGGGCATTCGTAAAATTTAACGCTGTGCTGGTCGCCCCTGGGAGGTTCGTTCCACTGAACTGCCATTGAAACGTGGAACCAGAAACGGTAGGCGCAGTCGTCGCGGAAAAACCTGGTGCCATGCCGGTGTAAACGGATTGATTCGTCGGCCATTGCAGGAGGCTGGGCGCGCCGTCGTGGATCACCAGAACATGTTCGCCGCCACCGGAAATGGCGGTCACGTTGGTCAAACCCAACGGTGCGATATTGAGGCCATAGGTGCTTGTGCCCCAGGCCAAGACCGTGCCATCCGATTTCAATGCAACGCTGTAAGCCCCACCCGCGGCGACTGCCACCACATTACTTAAGCCAGTAGGAACATTGGTTTGCCCGGAACTGTTGTCACCCCAGGCCAGGACCGTGCCATCGCCCCGCAAAGCCAGATAATGCGCTCCGCCCACCGCGATGCTGATGACGTTGGTCAAACCAGGCGGCATTGCCGGTTGGTAAAGACCCCATTCGACCACCGTGCCGTCGGTTTTCAGTCCCAACGCGTAGCCAGTGTTGGCAGAGTTTGCAGCGATGGCCTTGATGCCGGTGGCCGAACCTGCCTCTGAAACCTGGCTGTTGGCGTTATCTCCCCACGCGGCTACCGAGCCGTCGTTCCGGAGCGCCAGATTAAAATAATTGCCTGAGGCAATGGCCACCACATTGGTCAATCCTGCGGGCACGTTGGCCTGGCCATAGCCGTTGTAACCCCAGGCCACGACCGTGCTGTTGTTCAACAAGGCCAGACTGTCATTATCACCCGCCGCGACGGCGACGACATTGCTCAATCCCGTCGGCACACTTGTGGCACCGAGAGAAGAGAGGCCCCAGGCGGAAACCGTGCCGTCCGCACGCAATGCAAGACTGTGATTCCATCCGCCGGCGATGGCCACCGCGTTCGTCAAATCTCCCGGCACGTAGGTCTGACCGGAATCACAATAACTGCAGAAAATCGCACCGCGCCCCCATGCCGTCACCGGTCCGCTGGCCCGGGCCGAAAGCGAAAAACAAATGCACCCCAGAATTGTCAGGATGATGGGCAAGAAATGGACTTGGCGTTGTATGTGAATCTGAGATTTCATATGTTGGTCCCCTAATACAACCGGAGATGCTGATTTCGTGAGTTTCTTCATGCTCCCAGGTTTTGCAAGTCTTTTCACGCCAACGCCTGCTCACTGCGCTGATACAGTTCAAACACCTGCGCGCTGAAACATTTGCCAGCAGCGGCAGCAATTTGGAGCGGTTGGATTATGTGAAGTGCGTTTGTGTGTTTCGGGCTCGAGTGATCCAGGTTTGCAGATGCAGCGGTGGTTCAAGGCTGGGAGCAGGGCACCCTGGAGGGCGGACAACTTGCAATCGCGGGTTGTTCGAAATGATGAGGCGCGCAGGCTGACGGGCAAAAATGTCCGTGATAGATACAAAATGTCCGTACCGGGTACATCATTGGCTTTGACCTTGAGTCGGGTGGGGGAGAGAATGGTGTTTGATGAAACAGGAGTCTGCATATGAACGTGTGTCGACGGGCAGGAGGAATGGGAACTCCCAGATGGATGGGGCGGGCAGTGGTCTGTCAGCTCGGGTTAAGTCTGCTTATCTCGGGCTAACTCGCGCTAACTCGGGTTATCTCGTGTTAAAAATTCTTGCAGGCGTATGGACCTGGATTTTGGGTGTTAGAATTCGTGTTTCGAATGGGAAAGGTCTAACGGTATATAACGGTAAATAACGCCTTATAACGCCAAATAACGGTAGAAATTTTTTTTATGGGAGCAAGAGTGAACAGAGGGGGATGGACGAAGGTAATGGCCAGAGGCATGAGGGCGGTATTCAGACCAATCGAGAATCGGAAAGCATTGGTAGGTATCGGAAGCCAACGGAAGGTATCGGAAGGTTCAGGAAATTTCGAATGGCCAGTTTCAACTTCAAAATGGGAGATTCGGACGGTGGATGGCGGTAATAGACGGTGGATGGCGCTGGATGACGCCAATTTTTTTTTGATGCTGAATTTTGGGTGCTTTTTTAATGGAGGAATTGTGAAAAAATGGCCAAAACGGGGAGGGGGAGGATGAATTTCCGGGACGCAAATCAAGACCTTTGGAAAACGCGGAATTTGTCATATCTGCCCTTTGCTTCCTGGGAAAGTTCGTCTAAGTTAAGCGATTGTATTGATCGACAAATTCGCGACACATGGCAAAAGGTTTCATAAAGATTGGCGGGGCTCGTGAGCATAACCTCAAGAACCTCACCTTGAGCATTCCCCGCGACCAACTGGTGGTCATCACCGGTTTGAGCGGTTCGGGGAAGTCGTCGCTTGCCTTTGACACCATCTATGCCGAAGGACAGCGGAAATATGTGGAATCGCTTTCTGCCTATGCGCGGCAATTTCTCGACCAAATGCAAAAGCCGGAGGTGGATTTTATCGAGGGACTTTCGCCGGCAATTGCGATTGAACAGAGAAGTTCCGGGACCAGCCCACGGTCGATCATTGCCACCACCACCGAGATATACGATTACCTGAGGTTGTTATTTGCGCATGTGGGGCAGGCGCATTGTCCAGAGAGTGGGGTGCCGATTGTGGCTCAGACAACGAGCGACATCGTGGACAAGATTCATGCGCTGCCTGTCAAGACGCGGGTGATGATTTTGGCTCCGGTTGTGCGCGATCAAAAAGGAGAGTTTCGCGATGTCGTGGAGCGCCTTGGTCGCGAGGGATTTGTTCGCGCACGCATCGATGGCGAGATGGTGGAGTTGGCCAGTAATGTCAGAGTAAAGCTGGATGCGAAGCAGAAGCACACGATCGAAGCGGTCGTTGATCGGTTGGTGATGGATGAGAAGATTCGCGTGCGGTTAAGTGATTCGGTGGAGACGGCGTTGAGGTGGGGAGAAGGACAGTTGTTGACTTTGCACCAGTTGCCGGGAACGGAATCGACCACCAGCTGGATTGAGACCCTGCATTCCAACCGCAATTACAGTCCTGCGACTGGAATGAGTTTTGAACCGCTCACTCCCAAGCATTTTTCCTTCAATTCACCTGCAGGCGCGTGTCCGGTCTGTCATGGGTTGGGACAGAAGATGGTTTTCGATGAAGGGCTCATTGTCCCTGATCCTGAGAAATCTTTGGAACAAGGTGCGATTTTGCCATGGCGCAGAGGTGGCAAGCGGATGGTTGTCTATTACAAGAGCATGCTGCGCGGTGTGACCGCCCAGTACCAACAGAATCTCGAGGCTCCGTATAAAACCTTGCCGGAAGATTTTAAAAAAATTCTGCTGTGGGGTTCGGGCTCCACCGAGATTGAGTTCAACTTTTGGCGTGCCGGCAAGATGAGCAAGGTGAGCCGCGCGTTCGAGGGAGTTGTTCCGAATCTCGAAAGACTCTATCAGGAGAGCGAAAGTGAGTTCACGAGGAACCGGTTGAAGAGTTTCATGAGCCCTCAATTTTGCGATGCCTGTGGAGGGCGGCGGCTCAAACCGGAAATTCTTGCCGTTACCATTGGCAATGCGGAGCTGAAGGAGAAATTTGGAACCAGGAGTTCCAAGGAACCAAACATTCCCGGGCTTTCCATCATGGATGTCTGCTCCCTCTCAATCGAGGCTGCGGATGATTTTTTTACCAAGCTCAAACTCTCCGAATTTCAACAGAAGATTGCCGCTGAAATTATTCGGGAGGTGCGTTCCCGGTTGGGTTTCCTTAAGAATGTTGGCCTCGGCTATTTAACTCTAAACCGTGAGAGTGGCACCTTGAGCGGTGGCGAAGCGCAACGCATCCGCCTGGCCACCCAGATTGGTGCGGGACTGGTCGGGGTGCTTTATATCCTGGATGAGCCTAGCATCGGTCTGCATCAACGTGACAACGAACGGTTGTTGAAGACCCTCGAAGGGCTGAGAAATCTGGGTAATTCTGTCCTAGTCGTGGAACATGATGAAGACACCATTCGTCGCGCCGATTACATTCTCGATTTGGGGCCGGGCGCCGGAGTGCGCGGCGGAGAAATTGTTGCGGCTGGAACGTTGCCTGAAATATTAGCCTCATCGCGCTCTCTTACCGCCCAATATTTAACTCGCGAGCTCTCGATTGCCGTTCCCAAAAAGCGGATAAAACCGACTCAGGACCGTGGCTGGCTGGAAGTGTTGGGCGCCACCGAAAACAATCTCAAAAACGTTGATCTGCGAATTCCCCTGGGAACACTCACCTGTGTAACGGGAGTGAGCGGTTCGGGGAAAAGTACCGCTGTGGACGACATTTTGCGGCGGGCTCTCTTTCGGAAGTTTCATGGTTCAAAGGAACGGCCAGGGGCACATCGTGAACTGAAGGGATTCGAGAATCTGGATAAGGTCATTGTTATTGATCAGACTCCCATTGGACGGACACCGCGAAGCAACCCAGCGACTTATACCGGGATGTTTAATCACATTCGTGATCTCTTTGCCAAGCTGCCGTCAGCCAAGATTCGCGGCTACGAAGCGGGCCGGTTTAGTTTCAATGTAAAAGGCGGTCGGTGCGAAAAATGCCAGGGCGATGGACTCATCAAAATCGAAATGCATTTCCTGCCACCGGTGTATGTGACCTGCGAAGCGTGCAATGGCCGGCGATATAACCGCGAGACCCTGGAGATTAGCTATAAGGGGATGAATATTGCCGACGTTCTGAACATGACCGTGGACGAGGCGGTGACATTTTTCAGAGCAGTTCCGCAGATTTACGAACCATGCCTGACACTGGCGGATGTGGGATTGGGCTACATCGGTTTAGGCCAGTCGGCCACGACGTTGAGCGGCGGTGAAGCGCAAAGAATCAAGCTAGCGTCCGAGCTCAGTCGCAAGGCGACCGGACGAACGCTTTACATCCTTGACGAACCCACCACTGGCCTGCATTTCCACGATGTCGCAAAATTGCTCGAAGTCCTTTTCAAGCTCCGGGCCTCGGGAAACACACTTCTGATTATTGAACATAATCTCGATGTGATTAAAACTGCTGATTGGATCGTCGATCTTGGACCGGAAGGTGGATCGGGCGGAGGCAGGATCGTGGCTCAAGGAACGCCTGAGGAAGTGGCTGAGTGCCCGGGCAGTTATACCGGCCAATATTTGAGTCGCATCTTGAATGAAACTGTTGGATAAAGAACATCTGAATGAAGTGGAATTTTAAAAGAATCGCTGGCTGCTGGGGTTTTCTGGCCCTGATTCAATTCCTTTTTGCCACGGTCAATTGTAGTGCTGCCGCGACACCAGAAAGCCACGCCTTTGAAGTGGCGGCGGACTTTTTCAAGTCCCACAACTGGGAAAAGGCTGAGGAAAAACTTGCGGACTTTGCAAAGAAATATCCGACATCAGAATTTTTTGCTGATGCGGTTCTGCTACAGGGCGAATCACGTTATGCGTTGGGGCGCGATTCGGGCGTCGTTGAGTTGCTCTCCACGGAGATGCCACATGCAGGAAAACTGGCTGACCAATATCTCTATTGGACAGCTGTGGCCTCCTACCGCAGTGCCAACTATAAAAATGCGGCTGACTCCTTTTCTCGAATCGTCACCGTGTATACCAATTCGGCAAAAAGAGCGGAGGCAATTTTCAGCCAAAGTCAGACCTTGGGAAAAATGGGAGCGTGGCCCGAAGCAATCAAGGAACTACGACAACCTGACGGAGCCTTCCAGCAATTGCTCAAATCCAACCCGACGAATGAATTTGCCATTAAAGGGGTGCTTCTGCTCGCCGAAGCCGATCTGATCCAGAAAGATTACCAGGCCGTATCGGAAGACCTGCGAATTATTTCCCAGCAAAAACTGACCCCGGAGTTTAAGTGGCGAAGTCAGTTGTTGTTTTGTCGTAGCTTGTTTGAAGCCGGGAAAACGGACGAAGCATTACAGGCCGGTACAAATTTGAACACCCTGGCTGTCGAGACCGGCAACCTGGAATTCATTGGTGAAAGCGTGGCGTTTCAGGCAAATGTGTTGGAAAAGTTGGGACGTCTGGCTGACGCCGTGGAGGTCTATGAGAATTTTGAGAAAAAACTTTCTGCAGAGACTCCCAAGGCTCTCCGACGACAGGCGATTTACAAAATCGTTGATCTGAACCTAAAGCAAAACAAACTCGACATCGCAACCCAGAAATTAGATTCATTCTTAAGTAAATTTCCTGAGGACAGAACAGCGGATGTGGCGTTGTTGACATTGGGTGAACTGCAATTGAGGCAGGCTACAACCACCGGACTCACGCCCGCCACCGCGGCAGTGACGTTGCCAGGCACAAATCTGCTTTCACTGGCCAAGGCAAATTTTCAGAAACTTATTAATAGTTTTACGAACAGTGATTTTGTGGGCGCTGCTCAGCTCAATCTGGGATGGTGTTTGTGGCTGGAAAATAAACCTGCCGAGAGCCGGACTGCCTTCAGTAACGCTCTGCAGAGATTGCCCCAATCGGAGTCCCAGGCTGTGGCACGTTTTAAACTGGCGGACATCCAATTCACGGAAAGAGATTTCCACGGTGCACTCACCAATTACATACCGGTGGTTGAGGAATATAAAAACTTTCCACTCGTGCGCAGTAATCTCTTTGAGCGTTCACTTTATCAGATCACCCGGGCTGCGTTGGCCGAAACGAACATCACTCAGGCATCGCAAGCCATGGCAAAGATTCTGGATCTCTATCCGAACACTCTTTTATCAGACAGTTCTGCACTGCTCGTTGGGCAGGGGATGACGGAATATGCTAACCCAGCCGGCGCGCGTGATCTCTTACAGATGTTTATAGAGAAGAGTCCGACCTCGCCGCTTTCGTCAGAGGTTAGACTTGCGATCGCGCATACGTATGAGAAGGAAGGGAACTGGCAGGCGGCAATTACGAATTACGATCGCTTAATTGTCGACTCCACGAATTCGGCCGTGCTGCCAAGAGTTGAGTTCTCACGGGCCATGGCAAACTTCCGGGCCGGCTATGAAACGAACGCTTATTCGATTTTAACCAATTTCGTGGTCAAATTTTCCACCAATCAACTCGCTGCCAAGGCCAAATATTGGATTGGCGATTACTTTTGGCGGCAGGAGGATTTTCCGAGGGCCGAGCGCAGCTATAAGGAAGTCTACCAAAATTGGCCTGCCGCCACCAATGAGGGATTACAGGCCCAGATGATGGCTGGTCGTGCGGCGATGGCTCGTGAGAATTATTACGATGCCACTACTTACTTCACCAATCTGACCATCCTGCCGCAATGCCCGGCTCCCTTGCGCCTGGAAGCGCTTTTTGCCTACGGCTCCGCGATGATGGGACTCGCACCTCTGGACACCACCAATAGCGTCGCCCATTACAACACAGCCATCGGGATCTTCCTTGATATTCAGAAGAATTATTCCACCAACAGTGTCGCTCCCATGGCTGCGGGAGAGGTGGGCAACTGCTATCTGCAAATGGCGGTTCAGGACGCTTCGCAATACGATCGTGCCGCCACCTATTATAAGCAGGCAATCGATTCCCCGGTGGCAGACGTCCATACACGAGGCCTCGCCCAGCTTGGTTTGGCAAAAACGCTGGAAGGGTTGGCTCATACGAACAAGACCGCAGCCGAGCAGGGCCCGTTGTTAAAACAGGCGATGAACCTCTGTGAAGAAGTGGTTTTCACCGCGAATCTTCGCGCGGGAGAGGAAGCCGATCTCTATTGCATCTCGCAAAACGGTTTGGAGGCGGGAAAACTGGCTGAAGAACTTGGATTATGGGAGCATGCCCTTAAACTGTACAGCACGCTCTGTGAAAAATTACCTCCCTTGAAGCCCACGCTGCAGGAAAGAATCACCAAAACCGGCGAGAAACTGGCTCGTCAAAAAGCGGAGCACGGCGTTTGACATCACGATAATCGACGGTTAAATTTCAGTAGTCCGAATGAACACATCCACACCAGCTGATTCCGTAATAACCGTCACCGAAAATGCTGCCAGCCAGATCCGTCACCTGGTGGCGCAGGATCCACAAAATGCAGGCAAACATTTGCGCGTATATGTGGAGCAAGGTGGCTGTTCCGGAATGCAGTATTCCATGGTCTTTGATGAAAAGCGTCCCGATGATTTGATCACCGATATGCATGGAGTCTCCGTCCTCGTGGATCCCTTCAGTGCCAAATATATTACCGGATCGGTGGTTGATTTTAGTGACAGTCTTAACAGTGGGGGATTTAAGATCTCCAATCCAAACGCCAAGCAGAGTTGCGGCTGTGGAAAATCTTTCGACGCCTAGCAGCCCTGTCTGCCAGGTGAAAAAGGCCGTTCCGTGCGATGCGGAACGGCATTATTGTCAGGAGAACCTTTTGGATCACGTTTCGCAAACCAAAAGAATCAAATATCCAGAATCACACTCGCGCTCCAGCCGTTGTCTGTCTTTTCCAGTGCGAAATGATGCAAGGTCACGGCTTTGACGTCTGCGCGCTGGCGATGCCGAACCGGATCGAGCTTTTCTCCATGCGCCTCGCCGGCAAGCTTCCAGTTGTTGCCTTCCCGCGTAATTTGAATCGGCCTCACACGCAAAAGCAATTGCTCGCTATCCTTTAGGTAAATCAACTCCTGCAGCAGATCGAACAATAACATGTCCAACGCACTGTTTGCCAGGCGAAGCTCTCGTCGCTCCTTGAAATCAATGCTGTCCAGATTGTCGATCATCACCTCCATCGTGGCATCCGCGGCCGAAACGAAGACTTCTTCCAGGCTCCTTCCCATGGCCCGAAACGCGATATCAGCCATCGCAACTCCTTCCAGAAATTCGTATGACATAAGTTATGATGCGTCCACTTTGTGTAAAGTGGCAGCTTCCTCACAGGCTCTCAGGCGATTAAGCATCAACTCCTTTGCGTTCGCTAATTGCCTTCCGATGAAAACCAGCACCGTATCTTTGTGGGCGAACGGCTCGAAGTTCCAACGCCCGGCAACGAAGTTGAATAGATAAATTCCGTCGGTGAACCGGATGAAACCTTTCGCGCGATAAACGTCCGGCGCAAGGTTTGCGGCAAATTGCTCGAACTTCTCCCGGTCGAAGATCACGGCGGAGGAATAGCTGAATGAGTCGAACTCGAGTTGATGCACGTGGTGTGGTGGCTCTACTGTTCGTTCCCGCGCGATACCGAAGAGCAAATCCATATCCACATGACAAAATTGCGTGCGGACAATGGGAGCGGTTTGATTGAGTTGTTGCAGTTTCTCCTCCAATGGATGCAACTCGCGTTCCGGGACCAAATCAACTTTGTTCAGGAGCAGCAGATCCGCCGATTCTATTTGCATGCGCGTCGTATGACCTAACGATGGAAAGTTGAGCAAGCCATCCGCATCCATGATTGAAACGATGCCATCCAATCGCACGCGAGAGAGCCTCTCTTCAATGTCGAAAACCAACGCTTCTGGTTCAGCGACTCCGGTTGTTTCCAGCACAATCTTCTCTGGATCCACCGTATCAATCATCTCATTCATCGCGGCCTCAAACTCGCCGATCAACGAACAACAAACACAGCCGCCGGCCAATTCCTTGAGGAGGACGTTTTTTCCTGCGATGACTGTGCCGTCAATCGGAATCTCACCGAATTCGTTCATGACCACTGCCATCGGCTTGGAGACAGAGTTCAAGAGATGGCGGAGCAGGGTAGTCTTTCCGCTCCCCAGCGGTCCGGTGATGATGGTAATGGGCGTGCGCACCTGCATTTTCATCCTTTGATGTTTCCGATGGGGCTGAACCGGGCGACACGTTTGCACAGTCCAGCAGTTTCGGCGGCGTGGATAACCTCATCGATGTCCTTGTAAGCGCTGCCAGCCTCCTCCGCCAGTCCAGCCCATGACGTACTGCGAACATAGATGCCTCGCTGCTCCAGATCGTGTTGAAGCTTTTGTCCACGCCATAGTTTGCGCGCCTTGGTCCGGCTCATGGTACGGCCACTGCCATGCGCGGTGCTGAAGAAGGACTGCGCGCCGCTCGGCACTCCGACCAGCAAATAGGAACCAGTCTCCATGCTGCCGCCGATAATGACAGGCTGGCCGAGTTGCTTGTACTGTTCTGGAACTCCCGCCATTCCCGGTGCGAACGCGCGCGTTGCGCCTTTACGGTGGACCAACAGCATTCGCTCCTGATTGCCCACACGATGACGTTCCAGCTTTGCGGTATTGTGCGCGACGTCATATACCATGCGCAAACCCAGGTCCTCAGCTGAACGCTGGAAAATCGTCGAAAACACTTTGCGGATATGGTGAAGAATAACCTGACGATTGGCGAAGGACATGTTGATGCCGCACTTCATGGCGGCGAAATAGTTTTGCCCTTCGGGAGAGTTGAACGGGGCGCAGGCCAGTTCCCGGTCCAGGATTTTGATCCTGTATTTGTTCTCCATGACTCTCAAAAAGATTTGCAAATAGTCGGTTGCCACCTGATGACCAAAGCCCCGGCTGCCACAGTGAAACATCACCACTACCTGGTCCGGGGCCGTGATGCCAAAAGCGTGTGCTAATTCCTGATCAAAGACGTTTTCCTTTCGGGCCACCTGGACTTCCAGGTAGTGATTTCCCGAGCCCAGGGTGCCGATCTGGTTGAGGCCGCGATCGATGGCGCGCTCGCTGACTTTCAGAGCATCGGCTCCGTCGATGCATCCCTGTTCCTCCGTCAGAGCCAGATCCTCCTCGCAGCCGTAGCCGTTGGCCACGCACCAACGCGCGCCTTCCTCAATCACCCTGCGGAATTCTTCGCGCGTGAGTTTAAGAATCCCGGCGCTGCCCACACCTGCCGGCACTTCTTTGAAGAGCGAGTTTGTTAATTCCTTGATGCGCGGCTTAACCTCGCGCTCAACCAGATTAGTGATCACCAGGCGCATCCCACAGTTGATGTCGAAACCGATCCCACCCGGAGAAATCACGCCGCCTTGCTCCACATCCATGGCGGCGACGCCACCAATCGGAAAACCATAGCCC
The sequence above is a segment of the Pedosphaera parvula Ellin514 genome. Coding sequences within it:
- a CDS encoding RtcB family protein, coding for MLQVERISDTLWEIPRDCEKGMRVPARIYATEKLIQEMDETVYEQITNVATLPGISQYALCMPDGHSGYGFPIGGVAAMDVEQGGVISPGGIGFDINCGMRLVITNLVEREVKPRIKELTNSLFKEVPAGVGSAGILKLTREEFRRVIEEGARWCVANGYGCEEDLALTEEQGCIDGADALKVSERAIDRGLNQIGTLGSGNHYLEVQVARKENVFDQELAHAFGITAPDQVVVMFHCGSRGFGHQVATDYLQIFLRVMENKYRIKILDRELACAPFNSPEGQNYFAAMKCGINMSFANRQVILHHIRKVFSTIFQRSAEDLGLRMVYDVAHNTAKLERHRVGNQERMLLVHRKGATRAFAPGMAGVPEQYKQLGQPVIIGGSMETGSYLLVGVPSGAQSFFSTAHGSGRTMSRTKARKLWRGQKLQHDLEQRGIYVRSTSWAGLAEEAGSAYKDIDEVIHAAETAGLCKRVARFSPIGNIKG